CACACTTGCCGCCCACCAGCCTGCAGGGAGGGGAATCCAGCCTCTGGGTCCCTGGGTGTTTAAGCCTCCCGGAGCACTGAGCAGAGTCCAGGCCCCACCCGTTTTGATCCCTTGGCACATGAAGGGTACAGCTCCTGTGAGCCTAGACCCTGGGTGCAGCGCTGATCACTCAGACAGCCCCTGTCTTGAGGTGTGAGCTTTCTGGGTTCAGCTCAGCTCTCACAGGAGCCCCATGGCAGCTGTGAAGCAGATATCACAccaggcccctgccccccaagactCACCTGTTGCTCTTTTACCTCATCACACACAGCAGAGAGAGCTCGGATCCTGCAGACCTGACCTCCGGCCTGCAGTGCCTGCCACTGGCTCTCCTTCCCCAGGGAGGCCTCCATCTAGCTGGGCTCAGGCAGGCCCCTTCCTCAAGGCTACTCTGTCGAAAATGGCCCAAACCTCCCAACCGCTCAGCTCCTCCCCTTTATAAACTAACCCTGCAGCCTCCTCTGACAGGTGACTCCCTCATCAGCTGCACCAGGTGAGCCTGGCCCAGTGACCTTGCTGCCCAGGCCACCTCCCCCCGCTACCCAGCTCTCCTGGCGGGGCGGGGGCAGTCTGCTGTCTAGGGCGAGTTGATTGCTGTGGCCGAGCGCCTCCCGTCGACGTTGCTCTGTGTTACCCCTTTGCCCCTACACTGTGAGGGCGAACACAGTGTCGCGCAAGTGAAAGGCTGCACCTCAGAGAGAGCGTCCTGCATGGGAAGGAGCCAGGTAGCCAGTTCCTGCCCGCACTCGGAGTGCCTAGATCGTCCCCACGCCTTCCCTGGTTCCTCACAGAGGCTCAATAGGGGCGGGGCAGGTGGGGTGGCAGGTTCAGTAGCAGATGTTGTGGTGCCTGGAGGTTTGctaggggagaggggcaggggactCGGGAGGTGCCAGACTGCGGGGGCAGCAGAGGGGACTCAGTGGGTACCAATACCCTTTGTTCCCCGCAGGTACTCTCTGACACCGCAGGGGCTGGCGCTAGCCCAGAGGCTTGTGGCTGCGGAGCAGGCCCTGATTTCAGAGGGTCGAGCTCCAGAATCCAAGACACCCCAGGGCGCAGAGCCCACGCATCCTgctggggaggagaaactgcagccggagccccagcTGTGAGTGCGAGCCCCTGACAGCCTgtgagagctggggggcagggctgggagccaggactcctgagttctgcaGCACTgtgggggagtggggtctagcatGTTGGAGCAGGGGTGGTGGGAGTCAGGACTGCGGGGGGGCGAGTGGGAACTAGCGGTTAGGCTCCATTGTGGTCTCTCTAGACCCAGCCAACGGCAGCATTAACCCTTTCTTTGCTGATTGCTGGAGCAGAAGCTTCCAGCTTTCCCAAACCCTGTGCtgtctggggggggggcaggggctgggatagGACTTCCCCACCTTTCCTGGCCCCTCTCCATGGCAGTGTTCTCACTGTGCTGTCTGCCCCACTTTGCTGCAGGCTCGACGGCACCCTGGGACCCCAGGAGGGGACAGCGGGTGGCTCTGGAGGGCAGAGGACTCCTGACCCTGAATTTGTGCTGAGACCTGGCCAGTTTGACATCATCCTGTGTGTGGATTTTATCGAGACAATGGGGTGCGTTTTGGGGGGCATGAGCTTCTGGCTGGGGATGGTTGGGGGGGTTATAGGGCATCCCAAGTAGGGAGGtttattgtggggggggggtcccaggCAGGTTGGGCTCTGGGGGCTGAGGTGCGGAGGTCACTCAGGGTATCCTGGAGGGTTCGGGGAATCGCACAGGCTCCTGAGCAGGCCCCAGTCCCACCTCATCTCTTCCTGCAGCGGCCCAGCGGCCCGGAAGCAGGATCTGCTGGCCGAGCTGTGCCGGAACGCCGTGCCCTTCGATGTGCGCAAGCTGCATGTGGGGGACTTCGTGTGGGTCGCCCGTGAGAGAGTCCAGCCCCGCCCAGGTAGGAGCTCCTAGGCTAGCAGGGAGGGAGGGCTCCTCGAGTGTGACTGGCACTGCCTGAGCCCATGGCTCTGAAGGGTGGCCCTGCCCCACACATCCCAGTGGAGCACTACCCCACGCATGCAGATATATCCTGGGCCCAGGGTAGGAGTACTGGGGGGGTCCCTGGCTGCCACTCCAAGTGGGGGGGAACAGAGCCTCACAGCATCAAGATTGCCTCATTCTGGCCATGCATGGATGGGGGCGGGGTTGTTCTGTTCTCCCCTTCCTAAGCCTCATCTCACCCCAGGGCAGCTGCACCTGCCCCCAGCACGGGAGTTGGCTCTGGACTACGTGGTGGAGCGAAAGCGAATGGCTGACCTGTGTGGGAGCATCATCGACGGCCGCTTCCGTGAGCAGAaggtgtggggggagtggggtgtcTGGGGGATTGAGGAGGGGATTTGGGGGCCGTCTGGATGGAGTCATGGGGTGGGAACCAGGGTGGGCCTCCCACGCtaaccccccactccaccccccagtTCCGTCTGCATCGCTGTGGCCTGTGCCACCCCATCTACCTGCTGGAGGAATCAGGATCGACCCAGCACCTGAGCCTACCAGAGAGCaccctgcagcaggcagccaCCAGCACCCAGGTAATGGGgaccctgcccagcaccctggcacagcagccccccagcaggacactccccccccccccatacacgtACAGCTCCTGAGCCTCCCACAGAGCACCCGGCATCAGGCGACCACCAGTATCCAGCTCTGGACTTCCCAACCCAGCACCTGGATGCAGGGGCCCTTCTGTGTCCACTGCCCCTAACAATCGCAcaggtttaaggccagaaaattTCCAAACCTCAAGGAGGCTGTGAAACGAGGTGCCCTGTCTCCACTCCCCCCAGGCCCACTGTAGACTCTCCATGCCCCCTACTCCCTAATGCTGTCTTCCCCCACACCAGGTAGTGGATGGCTTCTTCGTCAAACGCACCCGGGACCTGCGGGAATCGGCTGCGTACCTGACCATCATGACACGTCATCTGAACAGCCTGTATGGGgtgagcagggggctgtgggtcaggggggaggggagatgagcCAAGACCTGGGTTAGCAGGGaatggtggcagagctgggggctgtgggttgggattgaggggatgtggcagagctgtgggatggggagctcagagcagggctagcagggggctgtgggttgtgATTGAGGGGCATTggaagagctgggggctggggagctcagagcagggctagcagggggctgtgggtagggaatgaggggcagtggcagagctggagggagggggagccaggagcccagagctgggctagcagggggctgtgggtcgggagggAGGGacggtggcagagctgggggatggggagctcagagctgggctagcagggggctatgggtcgggagtgagggctattggaagagctgggggctgggctagcagggggctgtggctcAGGAGTGAGGGGGCCAGCAGGGAGTAGGGGACGGTTGGTTGGATTTACGAGgtgctgctttccttttcctccccagAACAAGACCCTGGTGAGCTGCACCAAGGAAGAGTCTCAGGGCCGCTGCCCTCTGCAGCCCAACAGTGATTCCTGCACCCTGATGACCTTCCAGGAGTTCAATGAGGGAGCTGTCAAGAACAAGGTGAGACTGGGCAGAGTGGCCATGACCCTCTTTCCAGCCCCAGGCCAGGGAATGGGATGCTGGCTGTGatccagggcagggggctgtctggctccaggagctgggatggCTCTGTCCCCTCCCAGGATCCTACCCTCGGGCTGGATTACTGGGGTACACTTTGgcagctcccccagctctgcccccatcccccatttctctctgcctcctaGGCCCAGACTGTGCGCGAGGTGTTCGCTCGGCAGCTCATGCAGAtcagtggagtgagtggggagaaagcagctgccattttggagAGATACAGCACACCAGCCAGGTACAAGCCCCACCTGCCTGGGGTCTGACCCCAGCTCTGGGCGGGGAGTGGGGTTTGGTGGGAGAGCAGTGgaaggggtgggagccaggactcctgcgttcCTTTCTTACTAATTGAGTGCCTGTCTTGTTCCATGCCTCACTTTCCCCTACTCTACAAAGCTTGGGAACCCCTGAGTCCCTGCCCTCCCTCACTGTCTGTCTCCACCCTTTCAGCCTGCTGGCCGCGTACTCCGCCTGCCCAGACCTTGAGAGCAGGGACAAGCTGCTGAGTGCCATCAAGTGTGGAAAATTGCAGAGGTGAGAGTGAACATTGTGCAGCCCCTCAGGCCTGACCCACACCCCCCTGCTAGCCTGGTACTGGGCTTCCCCTtaccacagctctgccggtgcctctCAGGCCACCTGATTCATTCACTCCAGGGATCCATAAAGCCTCCCTCTAGCTTCAAAAGCTTATTTAGGATTTTTGAATTATCTCCTGGCTTTGGGGGTATTTTAGTCTCTGGGGTCTAGAGGGggggagggagccaggactcctggggtctcggggcctcagtttctggctgtGCCTGATGGTCAGAAGTTGGGGCCTCCTGCTGTGCCCTTCCCCTGGCCTTAACACCCCCTTTCCCATTGTGCTTCCTCCCCTAGGAACCTgggtcctgccctgagcaggaCACTCTCCCAGCTGTACTGCAGCTCTGGCCCCCTCTCCTGAGCAGGGAGATCATCTGTCCTGCTGCCAGGGACCCCAGCACCCCAGACTTCGCCCTGGGCCTAGTGCCCCAGCTAGGGACCATGGGGCACCGTAGCTCTTCAAGAGGGGTGCCACTGGGCCGAGAGCCAGCTCCCATCTCCAGGGGCAGAGCGGTCGGGTGGGGACCGTACCTTTGTGGGGTGTACCCCCAGGGGGATGGTGGTCATGCGGGGAGGAAGGCTTCCGGGTGTGTGTGAAAGGACTGTTGGGGGCTTTTGGCCCCAGCGTTTTGTTTTAATGAATCTTTGTATTTTCCTTGTTCCAATAAATTTGATGGCTCCTTTGTTTCTACTGGGATTTTCCTTcccccctgggggtgggggatcccACTGCCGCATTACCACTACGAGGGGGTCTAGATGCCAGGATTCACCCCCcattgcagggggaggggagttaatGGGCAGAGATGAGCACCAGCTCAATTTTATCTTGTCCCACAGCTGAGCTTCTCGTCCTGGCTGTGGAGGGAGAGCACCCCCTATGGAGTGTCTGCTCCATCCTGGGAGGGGAGAACGCCCCCTACTGAAGGGCTTCTGTCCAATGTTCGAGCACATCTGCCTGTGCTTCATATGGCCAATTACTTCTTCACACTCACACAATTGTGCCTAGTGCTGCCCGGACCCGCCTCCCCCAATCAGCTCTGGTAGTGGTGGCAGAACCAGAAACCCCAACTCTACCTGCTTTGCCTTATTCTGGGTTTGGTCTTGGTGCttttactgaaattttccattttttcaaacCAAAAAGTGGAACAGTCAGCCAAAATCCCACCTCTGATTGGTGCAGGAGCCCAGCTCGGGGGTctccagccagggaggggcagagcccaCGAGCAGGCTGGAGGGATGGAAGAGTTGGGCTCAGCTGCATGTCAGTTTCCAGTGTGGCAGCTGGGGTCCCGTACCCCACTGATGTCTCTCGAGAGCCAGTGAGCTGAAGCTGGGCCCAGCTGCACTGTCCCCTTTGGACCGGTGCCAACCTGCAGGGGCAGAAAACAGCAACATTGTGGCCTGGGATCCTGCTTCAGCCCCTAGggaaaggaagaggcagggtgtgttacaccccccccccaccacacacacacccctacatgGCTCCATCTGCTCTGGGATTCTTTGGTTTTACAGCCAGCCCATGACACAGCTGGGTGAGACAATCTGTCCCGCCCTGCACAGTTTTACACCTCCCCTCAGAGCCGCTGGCACAGGCCAGGACACTGGGGCACATGGCCCTcagctcagctcctttcccaggtGCTGGAGCATGTCCTGATAGCAACCCCAGCATGCAACTCATGTCTGGTGGCTGAGCTAGAAGGATACAGCCCAGCTGCAGTGGAAGACCCTGAGCAGTAGAGTTTCTCTATCTCCCCTTGCCCCCCGCCCAGGTCAGTTGTTCCCAGGGCAAATCCCCCTCCTTGATAAACATCCACCCCTCAGTTCCAGGGTGAGTGTCTGGCATTGGCTTGGATTGGCCTTTGTCTGCAGGACAGAGAGACCAGGATCTAGCCCCCTCAGGACTTTCTGTGGGGGCAACTCGCCCGGCAGGGATTCCAGCTGGGGATTGTTCTGGCTTCTCAGAGCGGACATGCCCCAGAGCTAGGTGCAATCTGTCTTGGTctgaaggggcagggagcagagataATGGAGCTCATTTAGGGAGCTCTCCATTGCTAATCAGGGACCCTCCCAGTCATTCCCACCTCCACAAACTAGCCCTGTCTTACCCAGGCTGGGGCACTAGAAAGAATAGGCTCCCACGAAGATGGTGAGGCGCAGCACCGAGCTGGAGCGGTAGCTCATGAGTGAGTTCATAGTCACCATCTCCAGGTCCAGCATGTATTCCCGGGGCCCTGTGACAGGCCGGGCCAGAACCAGCATTGCGCTGATGTTATTGATTTGCTGCCAAGAGAGCGGATGAGTTAATGCAAACCTctaggggtgctggctcccatctggccccatttgggggtggtggggaaggggacatggggcctttcccctccagggggcacTGACCCAACCAAATCATATTTCAGTGTAACTAAAGCGGTGCCCACTTTGTTGCTGACCCAAGTCAAGGTGTGGCCCCAGTGACAGCGCAATAGAGGAAGCTGTTGCCAGCTGTAGGGGGCACCAGTGACATCCCAAAGGGCCTGGTTTTCTGCTGATCTTATTTCCTGATCCGACCCAAGCCCAGGGGTTCAGCCTTGGGGGGCCTAGCCCTTGCCCTGACATTGTGGAGCTGATCAGCCACAGCCCCTACTTTCCTGTCACAGCAGAAGTGGGCAGGCAGAataaggccagattttttaaaaggtgtttaggcacctaactccccttgaaatcaagagcattaggcatctaaatacggTTTAAAACCTGCTCTACCCCTGGCTCTAGCTCTGCCTCTCACTAGCGCCATCCCGTGGACTGGCTCCAGCACATATAGTCTGGAGGGAAACCCCTCTGGCCCAAGGAGGCAAAGGAAAAGGGAGCTCAGGCCAGTCACTTCCTACTGTTTTGATTCACTTTGTGTCTCTGCcctccccacttcaccccttctgTCTCCTGCTCAGACTTCTCCCCTGCAAGTTCCTACTCACCTTCTGCCTGTTTCCTACAGCTCCCTACGACACCCATTAATAACTAGGGGGCATCCATAGCTTCTGTTGCCCGAGCACATCACCCCCACCAGCGTGCCTGGCATCCCTCATCCCCTCTAGTTCAGGGATTCCCTgtatcccctcatcccaggggttCTGTCTGCTCCCTCtaatttcccccctgccccctgcccatgaaacagctgctgcttctttggtTGGCTGGGTTTAGACTAATGCAGGAAGTTCTGCCTTCAGGGAAGCACCCACTGGTTGCTGCTATGAGCAATTCAGAATGTCCTGCCCTCAAGGAGGAGCTCAGGCCTACTGTCTGGGTTTCTGGATAAGCACGACATGCCCATTGCCTGGTACTAAGAGCAACCCAGAAAGTCCTGGTAGCAGCCCCCCCCACTATTGGTAATTTGGTTAAAAGAGGAAGTCCCGCCTTCTGTGGTGGTCTGTCCTGACCAGAGcccccccctcctgctctcctcctcccactcaccCGGATGTAGAACTCCCCCTGCTCGTTGCCAGAGCGGATCTGGAAGGCATTGTAGGCTCCAGGGTAGACGCTAGTGGCCTGGATCTGGAAGATGTCGGAAGGGACAGTCCGGTCAGCTGTGATGCTCATGTAACGGTGCACGATGGACGAGGGCTGCTCCCGGCACAGAGGGTTCGTGGTAGGGCACAGACAGCGGCTGTGAGGGAGGGACAAAGTTAGTGTGGGGCAGGACATCTGGGGTCCATCCCTTGGTCTCTCACTGACTTGCCGACTGCTTAGAATTGGGTATTTcagtaggattgccaactttccaatggcATAAAACAGAACACCCTAGTCCCGCCCCTTCTGTGAGGCCCCGCCCctactcactacattcccccctccctcagtggctcactctctcccatcctcactcacttttgcTGGGGCAGTGGcttgggaatgaggagtttgaggttcaggagggggcttcaggttTGCGGGgtctcaggcagcagcagctccaggcaccagcgctccaagcgcgtgccggggcggcaagccgcggggggcgccctgctggtgcctgcgagggcggcagtcaagTACCCTTCGGCGGCACACCTGGGGGAGGTCCACCCGTCCCACGGCAGGTAagtcgaagccgcgggaccggcagaccacCCACAGGCGTACCGCCGAATTCGCAGGActgaggacctcccacaggcgcaccgccgaaggcagcctgcctgcctgctgtgcttggggcggcaaaaaagctagacccacccctgggctcaggcagggctggggtgcagggaggtacaggctctgggttgagggtacaggctctggagtggggccggggatgaaagctttgggtgcaggagggggctctgggttggggggggctcagcactggggcagggggctggggcatgggttTACCTTGGACTGCTCCTGgtcagcggggctaaggcaggctggcTGCCCATCCTGACACGACGTTGTGCGTGCccctgaagcagccagcaggtccagcactagtgggcaggaggcactgcccccccaactctggttcctggccaatgggagtgctgagtcggggtgggggcagtgcgcggagccccgtggcccccccctgcctaggagccggacctactggctgcttccggggcgcaGCACGGTGCCAGGACAAGTAGGGAGTAGCCTGCATTAGATCTGCAGCACCCCCAACTGGACCTTTAATGGCCCTGCGCCGCTAGGGTCCCTGTTTGACCAGGTGTTCCGATCAAAAACCCAATACTTGGTCATTCTGTATTTTGTCAGAACACTCATCCCTCAGCTACTGGAAAATGTGGCATTACTAAGCACAGCACGGGGGCCAGTACTGAGTgcaaggggagagcacccccttcTGAACCCCCTGACCCTGCAGCACCGCACCT
This genomic window from Chelonoidis abingdonii isolate Lonesome George chromosome 17, CheloAbing_2.0, whole genome shotgun sequence contains:
- the MUS81 gene encoding structure-specific endonuclease subunit MUS81 isoform X1, yielding MAAPRRLGRKKPVPACPNPLFVQWLTEWMDEAAEKGKKSQFVYQRALGSLRRYPLPLRSGREAAILQHFGDWLCRRLDERLERHRAEQGADAPLGAMGGASSLMGGQEGDPPSTEHRSTNNPSASQTLLGDLEPPPMRKPRPPRRYIPAPRSGGYAVLLALYKDSTSPHSRGFLMKSELQRAAQPLCDKSFTLGDPGNRYTAWASVGTLIRKELVLKTHVPARYSLTPQGLALAQRLVAAEQALISEGRAPESKTPQGAEPTHPAGEEKLQPEPQLLDGTLGPQEGTAGGSGGQRTPDPEFVLRPGQFDIILCVDFIETMGGPAARKQDLLAELCRNAVPFDVRKLHVGDFVWVARERVQPRPGQLHLPPARELALDYVVERKRMADLCGSIIDGRFREQKFRLHRCGLCHPIYLLEESGSTQHLSLPESTLQQAATSTQVVDGFFVKRTRDLRESAAYLTIMTRHLNSLYGNKTLVSCTKEESQGRCPLQPNSDSCTLMTFQEFNEGAVKNKAQTVREVFARQLMQISGVSGEKAAAILERYSTPASLLAAYSACPDLESRDKLLSAIKCGKLQRNLGPALSRTLSQLYCSSGPLS
- the MUS81 gene encoding structure-specific endonuclease subunit MUS81 isoform X2 yields the protein MAAPRRLGRKKPVPACPNPLFVQWLTEWMDEAAEKGKKSQFVYQRALGSLRRYPLPLRSGREAAILQHFGDWLCRRLDERLERHRAEQGADAPLGAMGGASSLMGGQEGDPPSTEHRSTNNPSASQTLLGDLEPPPMRKPRPPRRYIPAPRSGGYAVLLALYKDSTSPHSRGFLMKSELQRAAQPLCDKSFTLGDPGNRYTAWASVGTLIRKELVLKTHVPARLDGTLGPQEGTAGGSGGQRTPDPEFVLRPGQFDIILCVDFIETMGGPAARKQDLLAELCRNAVPFDVRKLHVGDFVWVARERVQPRPGQLHLPPARELALDYVVERKRMADLCGSIIDGRFREQKFRLHRCGLCHPIYLLEESGSTQHLSLPESTLQQAATSTQVVDGFFVKRTRDLRESAAYLTIMTRHLNSLYGNKTLVSCTKEESQGRCPLQPNSDSCTLMTFQEFNEGAVKNKAQTVREVFARQLMQISGVSGEKAAAILERYSTPASLLAAYSACPDLESRDKLLSAIKCGKLQRNLGPALSRTLSQLYCSSGPLS